One Primulina huaijiensis isolate GDHJ02 chromosome 5, ASM1229523v2, whole genome shotgun sequence DNA segment encodes these proteins:
- the LOC140977787 gene encoding uncharacterized FCP1 homology domain-containing protein C1271.03c-like — MAEEKSETSKLKKLISDESSEDEQDSESDDIGLPLDKLSLGPKKKLLVLCLGGLLVHRVHVRDKSTVRGLRPDTIYGKFLIFKRPFCTEFLKFCFERFDVGIWSSARDHNIDGALNIITGGMRSKLLFVWSQEECIDSGFFCINKPEKPLFLKNLKDLWEKKYINKGQYSSSNTLLIDDEPHTCLLNPPNTAIFPDPYKKHDTKDAFLGPNGELRKFLDGLADADGDVPSYVKDHPIGRPAISSSHPDWKYYARIVGNFAKRGSSFAADSSSSDS, encoded by the exons ATGGCCGAGGAAAAATCCGAGACGTCAAAACTAAAGAAGTTGATTTCCGATGAAAGTAGCGAGGATGAACAGGATTCTGAGTCCGATGATATCGGTCTTCCCCTGGATAAGCTGAGTCTCGGGCCGAAAAAAAAGCTTCTTGTGCTGTGTCTTGGCGGGCTTCTGGTGCACAGGGTTCATGTTAGGGATAAGAGCACCGTTCGAGGGTTGCGCCCCGATACAATTTACGGCAAGTTTCTAA TTTTCAAGAGGCCATTTTGCACGGAGTTCTTGAAATTTTGCTTTGAACGGTTTGATGTCGGGATATGGTCCTCTGCAAGAGA TCACAATATAGACGGTGCTTTGAACATTATAACTGGTGGGATGAGAAGCAAACTACTGTTCGTGTGG AGTCAAGAAGAATGCATTGATTCTGGATTTTTCTGCATAAACAAACCAGAAAagcctctgtttctgaaaaatCTAAAAGATCTGTGGGAAAAGAAATACATTAATAAAGGGCAGTATTCATCTTCCAACACTTTGCTCATCGATGATGAGCCTCACACCTGTCTTCTGAATCCG CCTAACACAGCTATTTTCCCAGATCCATACAAGAAACACGACACTAAAGATGCATTCTTGG gTCCAAATGGTGAGCTGAGAAAATTCTTAGATGGTCTTGCTGATGCAGATGGGGATGTTCCTTCTTATGTGAAAGATCATCCAATCGGCCGGCCTGCCATATCGTCGTCGCATCCCGATTGGAAATATTATGCGAGAATCGTCGGTAACTTTGCGAAGAGAGGGTCAAGTTTTGCTGCTGATTCAAGTTCTTCTGATAGTTAG